One part of the Desulfonema ishimotonii genome encodes these proteins:
- a CDS encoding epoxyqueuosine reductase QueH has protein sequence MKILVHMCCAPCTIYPLKVLRQEGFTVMGFFYRHNIHPYTECLKRQEALEKYAETENFRVIWQEGYALEEFLQNVVFRESKRCAYCYHDRLKSTALLAKRGKFDAFTSTLLYSKFQNHEMIRSVGESLGKKTGVPFYYHDFREGWKEGIEVSKALNLYRQQYCGCIYSERDRFCKSAG, from the coding sequence ATGAAAATCCTGGTTCACATGTGTTGCGCCCCCTGCACCATTTACCCCCTGAAAGTGCTCCGTCAGGAGGGATTCACGGTCATGGGGTTCTTTTACCGCCACAATATTCACCCGTACACGGAGTGCCTGAAACGTCAGGAAGCCCTGGAAAAATACGCTGAAACAGAGAATTTCAGGGTGATCTGGCAGGAGGGGTATGCGCTGGAGGAATTCCTTCAGAACGTTGTCTTCAGGGAATCCAAACGATGTGCCTACTGCTATCACGACCGGCTGAAAAGCACGGCCCTTCTGGCCAAAAGGGGAAAATTCGATGCGTTTACGTCCACGCTGCTCTACAGCAAATTCCAGAACCACGAGATGATCCGGTCTGTGGGAGAATCCCTGGGCAAAAAGACGGGCGTTCCCTTTTACTATCACGACTTCCGGGAGGGATGGAAAGAGGGGATCGAGGTCTCCAAAGCGCTGAACCTCTACCGCCAGCAGTACTGCGGCTGTATTTACAGCGAGCGGGACAGATTCTGCAAATCTGCCGGATAG
- a CDS encoding Maf family protein, whose product MQQKNQYPTLILASQSPRRRYLLEQAGLSFSVIPSRFDESSVRLTDPENYVRILAQSKAEDIARQSPESWVIGADTIVLIDGTILGKPGSRDEAREMLLRLSGQTHQVHTGYAVCRKAEERMITDAVKTDVLFKKLTDEEVEWYVHTKEPFDKAGAYAIQGLGTFLVRSINGSYTNVVGLPVCEVIEVLIREGIVSRSMDAPLS is encoded by the coding sequence ATGCAACAGAAAAATCAATATCCGACATTAATTCTGGCGTCCCAGTCGCCGCGACGCCGTTATCTGCTGGAACAGGCGGGACTCTCCTTTTCCGTCATCCCCAGCCGGTTTGATGAAAGCTCGGTCCGGCTGACCGATCCGGAAAACTACGTCCGAATCCTGGCGCAATCCAAAGCCGAAGATATCGCCCGGCAATCCCCGGAAAGCTGGGTGATCGGGGCCGACACCATCGTCCTGATTGACGGGACCATTCTGGGAAAGCCCGGCTCACGGGATGAGGCAAGGGAGATGCTGCTGCGCCTCAGCGGCCAGACCCATCAGGTCCACACCGGCTATGCCGTATGCCGCAAAGCCGAAGAACGCATGATCACGGACGCCGTGAAGACCGACGTGCTGTTTAAAAAGCTGACCGATGAGGAGGTCGAGTGGTATGTCCACACCAAAGAGCCTTTTGACAAAGCCGGGGCTTATGCCATCCAGGGGCTGGGCACCTTTCTGGTCAGGAGCATCAACGGCTCCTATACCAATGTGGTGGGACTTCCGGTGTGTGAGGTCATTGAGGTGCTGATCCGTGAGGGGATCGTATCCCGTTCGATGGACGCCCCTTTATCCTGA